A section of the Nitrospirota bacterium genome encodes:
- a CDS encoding nucleoside transporter C-terminal domain-containing protein: MYNLISFSGIFVGGTAALVPKRTQDISAVGLRALAAATLACLMTAAVAGTFFTEGSVLLGR; encoded by the coding sequence ATGTATAACCTCATAAGTTTTTCCGGGATATTCGTCGGCGGAACTGCAGCGCTCGTCCCGAAAAGGACACAGGACATCTCTGCGGTCGGGCTCAGGGCACTTGCAGCGGCAACGCTTGCCTGCCTCATGACCGCTGCGGTAGCAGGAACATTTTTTACAGAAGGCTCTGTGCTCTTAGGAAGGTAG